One genomic segment of Paraburkholderia aromaticivorans includes these proteins:
- a CDS encoding substrate-binding domain-containing protein, with translation MTQKTPRRKSFRGMRRRVLLAGALAVAGMSGTASAVAAPGGKLKIALVLKSQTDPFTVAMASAALDYQQHFASQFGLTVRATATESDTAGQIRMVEELIKAKMNAIVVAPTDSKALTAVVARAIKAGIIVIAIDNPLDDDSQDAAGISVPFVGPNNRKGAQQVGTYLAGKLNAGDQVGIIEGSPADRNAQQRTQGCRDAMKAAGIVIVAVQSGEWEYGKGRDVASKMLSEHPQIRGLLCGNDNMAMGAVDAIRDAGRTGGVYVTGYNDIDAIKPLLADGRVLATINQFAARQAIFGVDVALKAVTEQKKQSELSRAIETPLQLVTAATH, from the coding sequence ATGACACAGAAGACGCCCCGAAGGAAGTCCTTCCGGGGGATGCGCCGTCGCGTGTTGCTTGCCGGCGCGTTGGCCGTCGCCGGCATGAGCGGCACGGCGAGCGCCGTGGCCGCGCCGGGCGGCAAGCTCAAGATCGCGCTCGTGCTGAAGTCGCAGACCGATCCGTTTACCGTGGCGATGGCGAGCGCCGCGCTGGACTATCAACAGCATTTCGCGTCGCAATTCGGTTTGACGGTGCGCGCAACGGCCACCGAAAGCGATACCGCAGGACAGATCCGCATGGTCGAGGAGCTGATCAAGGCGAAGATGAACGCGATCGTCGTCGCTCCGACCGATTCGAAGGCGTTGACCGCGGTGGTCGCGCGCGCGATCAAGGCGGGCATCATTGTGATCGCCATCGACAATCCGCTCGATGACGACTCGCAGGACGCGGCCGGTATCTCCGTGCCGTTCGTCGGGCCGAACAATCGCAAGGGCGCGCAGCAGGTCGGCACTTACCTGGCGGGCAAGCTCAATGCGGGCGATCAGGTGGGCATCATCGAGGGCAGCCCGGCCGATCGCAATGCACAGCAACGCACGCAAGGCTGCAGGGACGCCATGAAGGCGGCGGGCATCGTTATCGTCGCCGTTCAGTCGGGCGAATGGGAGTACGGCAAGGGCCGGGACGTCGCCTCGAAGATGCTCAGCGAACATCCGCAGATTCGCGGCTTGCTGTGCGGCAACGACAACATGGCCATGGGCGCGGTCGACGCGATTCGCGACGCGGGCAGAACGGGCGGCGTCTACGTCACCGGCTACAACGATATCGATGCGATCAAACCCTTGCTCGCGGATGGCCGCGTGCTCGCCACGATCAATCAGTTCGCCGCGCGCCAAGCGATATTCGGCGTCGACGTGGCATTGAAGGCCGTGACCGAGCAGAAGAAGCAGAGCGAATTGTCGAGGGCGATCGAAACGCCCCTGCAACTGGTCACGGCCGCCACCCACTGA
- a CDS encoding leucine-rich repeat-containing protein kinase family protein gives MTTTLEQLRAGRLAGARRLKLACGLTEFPREIFDLADTLEVLDLSGNALSTLPDDLPRLGKLRILFASDNPFTQLPEVLGQCSQLSMVGFKANRIRQVSGTALPSQLRWLILTDNEIEALPAEIGGCAQLQKLMLAGNRLRTLPEELGACSRLELLRLAANQLDGLPAWLLRLPRLSWLAYAGNRFSEAFEAAALSDTPSAAVAWHALKLEAPLGEGASGVIYRAQLADRHGASRAVAVKLFKGAVTSDGLPDCEMAACIRAGDHPNLIPVAGKVQDHPAGTHGLVMELIDPQFRNLAGPPSLESCTRDVYGADTRFDPASALGIAYGMAAAAHHLHEQGIMHGDLYAHNILYGGQGRALLGDFGAASFYAPGDRNTGTALERLEVRAYGCLLEELLERCHWLDSQSDTAARLVELKDNCLSEAIESRPLFGEIAARLLALKGDR, from the coding sequence GTGACGACGACACTTGAACAACTACGGGCCGGACGACTCGCAGGCGCGCGCCGGCTCAAACTGGCATGCGGGCTGACCGAATTTCCGCGCGAGATATTCGATCTGGCCGACACGCTCGAAGTTCTCGACCTGTCGGGCAACGCACTGTCGACGCTTCCCGACGATTTGCCGCGCCTCGGCAAGTTGCGCATTCTCTTCGCCTCAGACAACCCGTTCACGCAGTTGCCGGAAGTGCTGGGGCAATGCTCGCAATTGAGCATGGTCGGCTTCAAGGCAAACCGCATTCGGCAGGTGTCCGGCACAGCGCTTCCATCGCAACTGCGCTGGCTGATCCTCACGGACAATGAGATCGAGGCGTTGCCCGCCGAAATCGGCGGTTGTGCGCAATTGCAAAAACTGATGCTGGCGGGCAACCGTCTGCGCACGCTTCCCGAGGAGTTGGGCGCCTGCTCGCGGCTCGAATTGCTGCGTCTCGCGGCGAATCAGCTCGACGGCTTGCCTGCCTGGTTGCTGCGTTTGCCGCGGCTGTCGTGGCTGGCGTACGCCGGTAATCGGTTCAGCGAAGCGTTCGAGGCGGCGGCGCTGAGCGACACGCCGAGCGCCGCGGTTGCATGGCATGCACTGAAGCTGGAAGCGCCGTTGGGTGAAGGCGCCTCCGGTGTCATCTATCGCGCGCAGCTTGCGGATCGGCACGGCGCGTCCCGCGCGGTCGCGGTGAAACTGTTCAAGGGTGCGGTCACGAGCGACGGCCTGCCGGACTGCGAGATGGCGGCCTGCATCCGCGCGGGCGATCATCCGAACCTGATCCCGGTGGCCGGAAAAGTGCAGGACCATCCGGCGGGCACGCACGGCCTCGTGATGGAGCTGATCGATCCGCAATTCAGAAACCTTGCCGGTCCTCCGAGCCTCGAATCCTGCACGCGCGATGTCTATGGCGCCGACACACGCTTCGATCCGGCCTCGGCATTGGGTATTGCATACGGTATGGCCGCGGCGGCGCATCATCTGCATGAGCAAGGCATCATGCACGGTGACCTGTACGCACACAACATTCTGTATGGCGGGCAAGGGCGCGCGTTGCTGGGAGATTTCGGCGCGGCGTCTTTCTATGCGCCCGGCGATCGGAACACCGGCACGGCGCTCGAGCGCCTCGAAGTCAGGGCATATGGCTGTCTGCTCGAAGAGTTGCTCGAACGATGCCACTGGCTGGACTCGCAGTCGGACACGGCGGCGCGCCTCGTCGAGTTGAAGGACAATTGCTTGAGCGAGGCGATCGAAAGCCGGCCGCTGTTCGGCGAAATCGCAGCGCGTTTGCTGGCGCTCAAGGGCGATCGATGA
- a CDS encoding MarR family winged helix-turn-helix transcriptional regulator, protein MKSTDQSAAANVKLSDFLCFAVYSANLAFGKAYKPILEELGLTYTQYITIIALWEEDNQTVSSLGEKLFLESNTLTPILKKLEAAGYVERQRDPNDERQVLVGLTKNGRRLREKGLSMNLLEATGLAPDEFAKVQKAIVTLRNNLVKAVQNGE, encoded by the coding sequence ATGAAATCGACCGACCAGTCAGCCGCCGCGAATGTGAAACTGTCCGACTTCCTATGCTTCGCGGTCTATTCCGCGAACCTCGCGTTCGGCAAGGCATACAAGCCGATTCTCGAAGAACTCGGCCTGACCTATACGCAGTACATCACCATCATTGCGCTGTGGGAGGAAGACAACCAGACCGTCAGCAGTCTGGGCGAGAAGCTCTTCCTCGAATCCAACACGCTCACGCCGATCCTGAAGAAGCTGGAGGCGGCGGGTTATGTGGAAAGGCAGCGCGACCCCAACGACGAGCGCCAGGTACTGGTCGGCCTGACAAAAAACGGTCGGCGCTTGCGTGAAAAAGGCCTGAGCATGAACCTCCTCGAAGCGACCGGCCTTGCGCCGGACGAGTTCGCGAAAGTGCAGAAGGCGATCGTGACGCTGCGCAACAATCTCGTCAAAGCGGTGCAGAACGGGGAGTGA
- a CDS encoding glycosyltransferase family 9 protein, with the protein MGWKSLLIEAPVWMFGRFHRPRFDPHRDTPREILVLRPNDFGELLTTTPLFEALRARFPTTRLIAGVGSWGRPILENNPFVDEIVEIDAPWNNKLVEDRSHGNVLRFLWKSPQVAALRAHDGFDVGIDVLGSYMGALLMMRTGVRYRIGVRGYRGGWSGCQSYIEFAARQCGRAALAQGELLGATVLPEARPQLFLTDDERATAAQLWNAGNVPGRRTVRLIVGVGAGVPTKAWDARQVGAALAQIAQTLERNGDACDIVIVGSEADRTRAAEAIAAAGPRVPVRSLAGQVPMRIMFALTEEAGVVLTNSSMLLHVAAAFRRPTVAVLGGSVTRPDRHDAIWGYPPPYRSVSPEQYVAGEHARNWPGVERVVQAVVQALGTQRAQVGAAA; encoded by the coding sequence ATGGGTTGGAAAAGCCTGCTGATCGAAGCGCCGGTCTGGATGTTCGGCCGGTTCCACCGTCCACGGTTCGACCCGCATCGCGACACGCCGCGCGAGATTCTCGTGCTGCGCCCGAACGATTTCGGCGAACTGCTTACCACTACACCCCTTTTCGAAGCGCTGCGCGCACGCTTTCCGACCACACGCCTGATCGCGGGCGTGGGCAGTTGGGGGCGTCCGATTCTCGAGAACAATCCGTTCGTCGACGAGATCGTGGAGATCGACGCGCCCTGGAATAACAAGCTGGTCGAGGACCGCTCGCACGGCAACGTGTTGCGTTTTCTGTGGAAGTCCCCACAGGTCGCGGCGCTGCGCGCGCACGACGGCTTCGATGTCGGTATCGACGTGCTCGGCAGCTACATGGGCGCGCTGCTGATGATGCGCACGGGTGTGCGTTATCGCATCGGCGTGCGTGGTTATCGCGGCGGCTGGAGCGGGTGTCAGTCGTATATCGAGTTCGCCGCCCGGCAATGCGGACGCGCCGCGCTCGCACAGGGCGAGCTGCTGGGCGCGACGGTGCTGCCGGAAGCGCGCCCGCAGCTGTTTCTGACCGACGACGAGCGTGCCACGGCCGCGCAACTCTGGAATGCGGGCAACGTGCCGGGGCGGCGCACCGTGCGGCTGATTGTCGGTGTCGGGGCCGGGGTGCCGACCAAGGCATGGGACGCCCGTCAGGTCGGCGCGGCACTCGCCCAGATCGCGCAGACGCTCGAAAGAAACGGTGACGCGTGCGATATCGTGATCGTCGGCAGCGAAGCGGATCGAACGCGCGCCGCCGAGGCGATCGCCGCGGCGGGGCCGCGCGTGCCGGTGCGCTCGCTCGCCGGCCAGGTGCCGATGCGCATCATGTTCGCCCTCACCGAAGAGGCCGGCGTGGTGCTGACGAACTCGTCCATGCTGTTGCACGTCGCGGCCGCGTTTCGCCGTCCGACCGTCGCCGTGCTCGGTGGCAGCGTGACGAGGCCCGACCGGCACGATGCCATCTGGGGTTATCCGCCGCCGTATCGCAGCGTGTCGCCCGAGCAGTATGTGGCGGGCGAGCACGCGCGAAACTGGCCGGGCGTCGAGCGGGTGGTGCAAGCGGTTGTGCAGGCGCTCGGCACGCAGCGGGCGCAGGTCGGCGCGGCCGCCTGA
- the msrA gene encoding peptide-methionine (S)-S-oxide reductase MsrA: MTTQTETAILAGGCFWGMQDLLRRYPGVLSTRVGYTGGDVPNATYRNHGTHAEALEVVFDPNQISYRQILEFFFQIHDPTTKNRQGNDVGMSYRSAIFYLDDEQKRVAANTIADVDASDLWPGKVVTEVVPAGPFWEAEPEHQDYLERIPNGYTCHFVRPDWKLPQRG, translated from the coding sequence ATGACGACGCAAACCGAAACCGCCATTCTGGCCGGCGGCTGCTTCTGGGGCATGCAAGACCTGCTGCGACGCTACCCAGGCGTGCTGTCCACGCGCGTGGGCTACACCGGCGGCGACGTGCCGAATGCCACGTACCGCAACCACGGCACGCACGCGGAAGCGCTCGAGGTCGTGTTCGACCCCAACCAGATCAGCTATCGCCAGATCCTGGAGTTTTTCTTCCAGATTCACGATCCGACGACGAAGAACCGCCAGGGCAACGACGTTGGAATGAGCTACCGCTCGGCCATCTTCTATCTGGACGACGAGCAGAAGCGCGTGGCCGCGAACACCATCGCCGACGTCGACGCATCGGATCTGTGGCCCGGCAAGGTCGTCACCGAGGTGGTGCCCGCGGGCCCGTTCTGGGAAGCCGAACCGGAACATCAGGACTATCTGGAGCGTATTCCCAACGGATACACGTGCCACTTCGTCCGGCCGGACTGGAAGCTGCCCCAGCGCGGCTGA
- a CDS encoding LysR family transcriptional regulator: MQRQFEDVLLGSIELFCLAAELESFTEAANAASVTPAAVSRTVARLEERLGVRLFVRTTRQIRLTDAGRRYFEQCRQALAQLAEAEREATGQQTAPIGVLRISMPTPYGHYRVLPLLAEFRQRYPGVTVETHLSNRNIDFGEEGFDLAIRGSAPGDSGLIARKIEDAELVVVASPAYLRGTARLKTPDDLIHHDCIQFALPSTGRNIPWLFKHEDQVVETMTRGAYTSSGDVLAGATLARHGAGVFQTYRFIVEKDLAEGSLKELLVAYGGCSRPFVLLYPHARHLSSRVRSFVDFLMERLGS, from the coding sequence ATGCAGCGTCAATTTGAAGACGTCCTTCTGGGCAGTATCGAACTGTTCTGTCTCGCGGCCGAACTGGAGAGTTTCACCGAGGCCGCAAACGCCGCGAGCGTCACACCGGCCGCCGTCAGTCGCACGGTCGCGCGTCTGGAGGAACGCCTCGGCGTGCGATTGTTCGTGCGGACCACCCGGCAGATCCGCCTGACGGATGCGGGACGACGCTATTTCGAACAATGCCGGCAGGCGCTCGCGCAACTTGCCGAAGCCGAACGCGAAGCGACCGGGCAGCAGACGGCGCCCATCGGCGTGCTGCGAATCAGCATGCCGACGCCGTATGGCCACTACCGCGTGCTTCCGTTGCTGGCCGAGTTTCGTCAGCGCTATCCGGGCGTCACGGTCGAAACGCACCTGAGCAACCGCAACATCGACTTTGGCGAAGAAGGCTTCGACCTGGCCATTCGCGGCAGCGCGCCGGGCGACTCCGGACTGATCGCGCGCAAGATCGAGGACGCGGAACTGGTCGTCGTTGCTTCGCCGGCCTATCTCCGAGGCACCGCCAGACTGAAAACGCCCGACGATCTGATTCACCACGACTGCATCCAGTTCGCGTTGCCGAGCACCGGCCGCAACATTCCGTGGCTGTTCAAGCATGAGGACCAGGTGGTCGAGACGATGACGCGCGGCGCCTACACGTCCTCAGGCGACGTGCTTGCCGGCGCCACGCTCGCGCGCCACGGGGCGGGCGTTTTTCAAACCTATCGTTTTATCGTCGAAAAGGACCTTGCCGAGGGCTCGCTCAAGGAGTTGCTCGTTGCCTATGGCGGTTGTTCGCGGCCGTTCGTTCTGCTCTATCCGCATGCACGACATCTGTCGTCACGCGTGCGCAGTTTCGTCGACTTCCTGATGGAAAGGCTGGGGTCCTAG
- a CDS encoding methylated-DNA--[protein]-cysteine S-methyltransferase codes for MTYAYKLMDSPVGQLKLVANGERLAAILWENDKPNRVRLAALVEANDRPVLIDTERQLNEYFAGTRRAFDLPLAFQGTDFQKQVWAALLTIPFGQTRSYAEIAVQIGNVNAVRAVGAANGRNPISIVAPCHRVIGASGALTGFAGGLANKMFLLSLEAGQTSLEAETDRQTEMFAFEAMKKVETQATSDAPTKPARHAPSRGTQSSLFGN; via the coding sequence GTGACATACGCGTACAAGCTGATGGACTCGCCCGTCGGCCAGTTGAAACTCGTTGCGAACGGCGAGCGCCTCGCCGCCATTCTGTGGGAGAACGACAAGCCGAACCGGGTGCGTCTCGCCGCGTTGGTCGAAGCCAATGACCGGCCCGTTCTGATCGACACCGAACGGCAGTTGAACGAATATTTCGCCGGCACGCGGCGCGCATTCGACCTTCCGCTTGCATTCCAGGGCACGGACTTCCAGAAGCAGGTCTGGGCCGCGCTGTTGACCATACCGTTCGGCCAGACGCGCAGCTACGCGGAAATCGCCGTGCAGATCGGCAACGTCAACGCGGTGCGCGCGGTTGGCGCGGCGAACGGCAGAAACCCGATCTCCATCGTGGCGCCGTGCCACCGGGTGATCGGCGCATCGGGTGCATTGACCGGCTTTGCCGGCGGATTGGCGAACAAGATGTTTCTGTTGTCGCTCGAGGCCGGCCAGACATCGCTCGAAGCGGAAACGGACAGGCAAACCGAGATGTTCGCGTTCGAAGCAATGAAGAAGGTCGAGACTCAGGCCACATCCGACGCCCCGACGAAACCCGCACGCCACGCGCCGAGCCGCGGCACACAAAGTTCGCTGTTCGGGAATTGA
- a CDS encoding MFS transporter gives MKPTWALLALAVGAFGIGTTEFAPMGLLPVIAHGVGVSIPAAGLLISAYALGVMLGAPLMTLAFGRLRAKKALIALMSIFVLGNLLSAMAPGYWTLLAARLVTSLNHGAFFGIGSVVAANLVPREKRASAVATMFMGLTIANIGGVPAATWIGQQIGWRMAFAGTAGLGVLAIAALAVALPRGDAGKMPDIRRELRVLRRPEVLMALATTVMGAGAMFTLYTYVAPVLENMTGASAGFVTIALVLIGIGFTIGNGLGGRLADWSLDGSTKLFLGALAVIMVALPLVLTSHVGALIGMLVWGAATFAIVPPVQIRVMHAAADAPGLASSVNVGAFNLGNALGAAAGGAVISAGLGYTAVPIAGAMLAAAGLMLVFAGRANRRVVESC, from the coding sequence ATGAAACCAACCTGGGCACTGCTGGCCCTGGCTGTCGGCGCATTCGGCATCGGCACGACCGAATTCGCGCCAATGGGCTTGTTGCCCGTGATCGCGCACGGCGTGGGCGTGTCGATTCCCGCCGCCGGCCTGCTGATCAGCGCCTATGCGCTCGGCGTCATGCTGGGCGCGCCGTTGATGACGCTCGCCTTCGGCAGGCTGCGCGCGAAAAAAGCGCTGATCGCGCTCATGTCGATCTTCGTTCTCGGCAATCTGCTGTCGGCCATGGCGCCCGGCTACTGGACGCTGCTCGCCGCGCGCCTTGTCACGAGCCTGAATCACGGCGCGTTCTTCGGCATCGGCTCAGTGGTCGCCGCGAACCTCGTGCCGCGCGAGAAGCGCGCGAGCGCGGTCGCCACCATGTTCATGGGGCTGACGATCGCCAACATTGGCGGCGTGCCGGCCGCGACCTGGATCGGTCAGCAGATCGGCTGGCGCATGGCGTTTGCCGGCACCGCGGGGCTCGGGGTGCTGGCGATTGCCGCACTGGCCGTTGCGCTGCCGCGCGGCGACGCGGGCAAGATGCCGGACATCCGCCGCGAGTTGCGGGTGCTGAGGCGACCTGAAGTGCTGATGGCGCTCGCCACCACCGTCATGGGCGCCGGCGCGATGTTCACGCTGTACACGTATGTGGCGCCGGTGCTCGAGAATATGACCGGCGCGTCCGCGGGCTTCGTCACGATCGCGCTGGTGCTGATCGGCATCGGCTTCACGATCGGCAACGGCCTGGGTGGACGGCTCGCCGACTGGTCGCTCGACGGCAGCACGAAGCTGTTTCTCGGCGCGCTGGCGGTCATCATGGTGGCGCTGCCGTTGGTTCTGACCAGCCACGTGGGTGCGTTGATCGGCATGCTCGTATGGGGCGCGGCCACGTTCGCGATTGTGCCGCCGGTGCAGATCCGCGTGATGCACGCGGCAGCCGACGCGCCGGGGCTCGCGTCGTCGGTGAACGTGGGGGCGTTCAATCTCGGCAATGCGTTGGGCGCCGCTGCCGGCGGCGCGGTGATTTCGGCCGGTTTGGGCTACACGGCCGTACCGATCGCCGGCGCGATGCTGGCCGCGGCCGGCCTCATGCTGGTGTTCGCCGGACGTGCCAATCGCCGGGTGGTCGAGAGCTGCTGA
- a CDS encoding panthothenate synthetase, with the protein MRMLLNIRIPHEPFNTMVREGTVGPVIGKILEEIKPEAVYFTEQDGARGAVLVVDIDNASSIPALAEPWFLKFNADCEIRIAMLPQDLKEAGLENLGSKWK; encoded by the coding sequence ATGCGCATGCTCCTTAACATACGAATCCCGCACGAACCGTTCAACACCATGGTGCGTGAAGGCACCGTCGGACCCGTGATCGGGAAAATCCTGGAAGAGATAAAACCGGAGGCCGTCTATTTCACCGAGCAGGACGGCGCGCGCGGGGCGGTGCTGGTGGTCGATATCGACAACGCATCGTCGATTCCCGCCCTCGCGGAGCCATGGTTTCTGAAATTCAATGCCGACTGCGAAATCCGTATTGCGATGTTGCCGCAAGACCTGAAAGAAGCCGGGCTGGAGAATCTTGGCTCGAAATGGAAGTAG
- a CDS encoding tautomerase family protein produces the protein MPIVTIQVTREGSKPGNDAVTADEKAQLIAGVSQLLLDVLHKPLASTFVVIEEVDTGNWGWGGLPVLAYRKQLEQKPG, from the coding sequence ATGCCTATCGTCACGATTCAGGTCACCCGCGAGGGTTCCAAACCCGGCAACGATGCCGTCACGGCCGACGAAAAAGCCCAACTCATCGCAGGAGTCAGCCAGTTGCTGCTGGACGTGCTGCACAAGCCGCTCGCATCGACCTTCGTCGTCATCGAGGAAGTGGACACCGGGAATTGGGGCTGGGGCGGCTTGCCGGTTCTAGCGTATCGCAAGCAGCTCGAGCAGAAGCCGGGTTGA
- a CDS encoding Ohr family peroxiredoxin: MTQIETVLSTGKTHTKVNGRGGHVDLQLSSSAGPADDLAFTAVLAHPTAEQLFAGAWSSCYILAIGLVAQEKKVKLPADLAVDVEVDLGMTGSAYFLQARFNVSVPGVARELAEAIAHEAHEVCPYSKATRGNIDVVVNVA; the protein is encoded by the coding sequence ATGACCCAGATCGAAACTGTCCTCTCCACCGGCAAAACCCATACGAAAGTCAATGGCCGTGGCGGCCACGTCGACCTCCAGCTCTCGTCGTCCGCCGGCCCTGCCGACGACCTCGCGTTCACCGCCGTCCTGGCACATCCGACTGCGGAGCAGTTGTTCGCGGGCGCATGGTCGTCCTGCTACATCCTGGCGATCGGCCTCGTGGCGCAGGAAAAAAAGGTGAAGCTTCCGGCCGATCTCGCCGTCGATGTCGAGGTGGATCTGGGCATGACCGGCAGCGCCTACTTCCTGCAGGCCCGCTTCAACGTCAGCGTGCCGGGCGTGGCGCGCGAGCTCGCCGAAGCCATCGCGCACGAAGCGCATGAAGTCTGCCCGTATTCGAAAGCCACGCGGGGCAACATCGACGTCGTCGTCAACGTGGCTTGA
- a CDS encoding NAD(P)H-dependent flavin oxidoreductase produces MTDQTDHRALLHLLGIDKPIIQAPMAGVSTPAMAAAVSNAGGLGSLGVGAMNAEGARKVIRETRALTARPFNINVFCHQPAQADAALEQQWLNWLAPHFEKYGAMPPAKLSEIYTSFLADPAMLAVFLEEKPAIVSFHFGLPCADVIAELKKAGIRLLASATRLEEAVQVEAAGVDAIVAQGIEAGGHRGVFDPAAFDDGLGTFALTRLLASRCRLPVIASGGIMDGAGIAAALALGAQAAQLGTAFVACPESAIDEGYRRAMLGEAARRTTFTAAISGRMARSMVNSFTALGADARSPKPPAYPIAYDAGKALHAAAKAQGEFGYGAQWAGQAAALARSLPAAELVAQLERELKESIERLRQFAQ; encoded by the coding sequence ATGACCGACCAGACAGACCACCGTGCCTTGCTGCACCTGCTGGGCATCGACAAGCCGATCATTCAGGCGCCGATGGCCGGCGTCAGCACGCCGGCGATGGCCGCGGCTGTTTCCAACGCGGGCGGCCTCGGTTCGCTGGGCGTGGGAGCGATGAACGCTGAAGGCGCGCGCAAGGTGATCCGGGAGACCCGCGCATTGACGGCCAGGCCGTTCAATATCAACGTCTTCTGCCATCAGCCGGCGCAAGCGGACGCGGCGCTCGAGCAGCAATGGTTGAACTGGCTCGCGCCGCATTTCGAAAAGTATGGCGCGATGCCGCCGGCAAAGCTCTCGGAGATCTACACGAGCTTTCTCGCGGACCCGGCCATGCTGGCGGTTTTTCTCGAGGAGAAACCGGCGATCGTCAGTTTTCACTTCGGCTTGCCTTGCGCCGATGTCATCGCCGAATTGAAGAAGGCGGGCATCAGGCTGCTTGCCAGCGCGACCCGGCTGGAAGAGGCGGTGCAGGTCGAGGCGGCGGGCGTCGATGCGATCGTGGCGCAGGGCATCGAGGCCGGCGGGCATCGCGGTGTCTTCGATCCCGCCGCGTTTGACGACGGGCTCGGCACATTCGCGCTCACCCGTTTGCTGGCCAGTCGATGCCGGCTGCCGGTGATCGCTTCCGGCGGCATCATGGACGGTGCCGGTATCGCTGCGGCGCTCGCGCTCGGCGCTCAAGCCGCGCAGCTCGGCACGGCCTTCGTTGCGTGTCCGGAAAGCGCGATCGACGAGGGCTATCGTCGCGCGATGCTGGGAGAGGCGGCTCGCCGCACCACTTTCACGGCGGCGATTTCCGGGCGGATGGCGAGGAGCATGGTGAACAGCTTTACTGCGCTCGGCGCCGACGCGCGCTCACCGAAGCCGCCCGCGTACCCCATCGCCTACGATGCGGGCAAGGCGCTTCACGCCGCGGCGAAAGCGCAAGGGGAGTTCGGCTACGGCGCGCAGTGGGCCGGCCAGGCGGCCGCTCTGGCGAGGTCGTTGCCCGCCGCCGAACTGGTGGCCCAGTTGGAGCGCGAACTGAAGGAGAGCATCGAGCGGTTGCGGCAGTTCGCGCAGTAA
- a CDS encoding SDR family NAD(P)-dependent oxidoreductase, with amino-acid sequence MSNSQKVIVVTGASQGIGAELVNAFRKLDYRVVATARSVKPSDDPNLLTVAGDIAERATAQRVISEAIARFGRIDTLVNNAGIFVAKPFTQYTAEDYAAVTAVNLAGFFHITQLAIAEMEKNASGHVVSITTSLTDHAIDGVPSVLASLTKGGLNSATKSLAIEYAKKGIRANAVSPGIIKSPMHPQETHAALGALHPVGHMGEMSDIVGAVLYLDSAPFVTGEILHVDGGQSAGH; translated from the coding sequence ATGAGCAACTCACAAAAGGTCATCGTCGTTACGGGTGCATCACAAGGCATTGGCGCCGAACTGGTCAACGCGTTTCGCAAGCTCGACTACCGGGTCGTCGCAACCGCGCGTTCGGTCAAGCCTTCGGACGATCCCAACCTCTTGACCGTGGCAGGCGATATCGCCGAGCGGGCCACCGCGCAACGCGTGATTTCCGAAGCCATTGCCCGTTTTGGCCGCATCGACACGCTCGTCAACAATGCCGGCATTTTCGTCGCCAAGCCCTTCACCCAATACACGGCCGAAGACTACGCCGCCGTCACCGCCGTGAACCTCGCCGGCTTCTTCCATATCACGCAGCTCGCCATTGCCGAGATGGAAAAAAATGCGAGCGGTCACGTGGTCAGCATCACGACGAGCCTGACCGACCACGCCATCGACGGCGTGCCCTCGGTGCTGGCCTCGCTGACCAAGGGCGGCCTGAACTCGGCCACGAAGTCGCTTGCAATCGAATACGCAAAGAAGGGCATTCGCGCAAACGCCGTTTCGCCGGGCATCATCAAGTCGCCGATGCATCCGCAAGAGACCCATGCCGCGCTCGGCGCGCTGCACCCGGTCGGACACATGGGTGAAATGAGCGATATCGTGGGCGCGGTGTTGTACCTGGATTCGGCGCCGTTCGTGACAGGTGAAATCCTGCACGTCGACGGCGGCCAGAGCGCAGGCCACTGA